The Juglans regia cultivar Chandler chromosome 10, Walnut 2.0, whole genome shotgun sequence genome includes the window agcgattggttgatacataaaaacttatggggttttcacgagatttctaaggtcaatagaaattttaccagtgaatttctagtgggctgttacatgCTTCATGtgaaaattacaattttatgtaaCATGCTCAAATGATGAAAATTGCACATATCATGTGAGCAAGTAGTCatgtactcaatgtatcatataacatgacgTGTCATGctcaaaagatatttatatcatgaatgtgacatttatcaataaattataaataaagtatCAAAgtataagttagaggccaacttataAACTATCCGAATTTGGAAAATCGTAGCAGCTGTAAACAACGTTTATAATAAGTTAGGATTTGAGCTTCTAATGAAggtattcataatcaaaagggtttaaaaatgggtatttatattaaaaaataagttttcacAATTTGTAAATAAGTCCCAAAATTTACCAAACTTCACAAGCctcatattttctatgttctaaaGCCATCTATtccattataattttaagaatcaAAGTGCAACTATGCTAATCAcacccaacccgtggcatgcattcCATAATGCCTAAGTGTGATTTCAACTATTAACCTCCATGGATGCATGTGTACTCAATTTCATCAAGTGCAATCAATAATTGCaaccttaataaaaaattaaaacttaggTTCAGGTTATACAagtttatcccaacacttaaacATGGCTCAAGACCATAGTCACAACTAAATCATCCATTAAGCATGCATGATGTTTATAGCTTTATATACCAAGAGATGTTTTAAAAACTTAACCAAATCATGCATTATCATTCTTATCCTAATCACAAGACTTTTCTAAATGCACATTATTCAAGCCTaggtaaattaatcaaaactttcATAAGTTAAGCATAAACTAATCAAAACCGATGCATGCatagatgatcaacacaataTAGAATTAAAGCCTATTATGGCAAGCTTCtaactttaaaattaaaccTTCATGATTCACTCTAAGACATTcttgaatcatataaaattattctaaaacaTGTCATAGCTAAAAAtgcaacttaaaaataatttattaaatcaatGATCTCAATTAACCCGGTTTTGAGCTAAGCATAGTAACCTCAACTAGactcaattaaaaaatcattcccATGGCAAAAATTAAAGTCTAACATGCTatgctaataataaaaaagattaggACAAGgttaattacaaatattcatggCTCTTAGAGCTCCCAACACAACTTCACTCAAGAACttcactcggtttcactctattGCTTACTAAAGGAGAGAAATGCTCTCAAGACTCAACAGAAGGTTTGGAGGAAAGGTGTAGAGAAATGAGGAAGTGAGGGAGATATTTATAGAATTCAAGAGGGGAGGGAGACATTGGCCTTGGATGAAGAAGGGTGAATGGCTGAGTGGGTGGTGGAGTGTGGTGATGAAATTTCAGCTTGTGTCATCACTTGTGCAGGTGAATAGTGTCCTAACCTTTCACGATTTCTTCATTTCAGGTGTTGAAAGGTGCTATGTGGGTGCAGGTGCTACCATGGtgcagaaaaaaaatgaaaaaaaaatgacatgaaGTCATGCCATGATGTCGTCATTGGAGTCTAAAAATCTAGACAGATTTTCatctcatgcatgcatcactCATCTTTTATCCATGGCTGATTTATGCAAGTATAATGTCACTCTTTGAAGGCTTCTTCAAGTGGTGGAAGTTGGAGGATTGGCTGCCaagtgctcaagtgtgtgcaactCATGGAAGACGATGAAGTTACCGAGTGGTTCAAGTTTGATGCCCATCGGTTTGTGGTGTCTGGCTTGGGGGAAAACTTGGTCAACACTTCATGATGAATTTGAGGGGCTCATGGAGATTGGAGGTAAAGGGAggtggtgtgtggtgttggcTCAACCAAGAGtagaaattcaaacaaaaacacaatgtCACTCTATTTAGCGTCAACAAGATTTCTAGTGGAATCAGTTGAGTTTTTGGTTTAGTTCTTTGGAGCCCGTTTGTCCATAATTAGAACTGAACTATGAGGGGTAATGTGAggttttaaatgataaaatttcttttgagaaaATGGTGCAAAAGGCGTGGGCCAGGGGCGGATTTGGTGCAATGCACATGAAGGTGCACATGTGTGCCGATTGTGGTAATGTGGGCATTGACATGTCTCTACCTCTATTTACATGTGTTGGGTCTAgactaaacttataatttggtCTAATAATGATGCAATTcagtaataaaatcaataaatttcaaataaaaaatgtgggaaataaataaaaataaaattaagcttAAAACATGGTTTCGATGTCACTGATCATGTGTAACTTGATTAATGTCcttaactcaagttagaagTTTAATTATGGTCAAGTGGGAACCTTAGGGGCATGGGGTACTTCTTGGGCTTGAGGGGAAatcaatggtatggtgtatgtgaGCTTCAATTAGAAGTGTAAAAATGGAAGACAAGGCTTTTGGGCCTTGTTGGACTTGTAGGGCTATTTGTGTAAATCTCTTGGTTATGGGGTTTTGGTGTGGGTCAATAAGTGGTCCTTATGTCCAGATTTGTGAACTCATATAAGGCCTCAAAGGTCTACCAAGATTGGATCAAAATGGCATGTCTTTCTAAGGTTGGGCCAAGGGCCTCTACTATCGCCAAGTTAGGCCCAAAGGCTTCATGCTTTCTTCATGTTTGGGCCTAATTTCTAAAGCTTTCTAAGaaaagcctaagcttcttaaatccACATGGGTCTTGGCTTATGGCATCTATCATTAGCTCATCACATCCTTAGTGATTGAGGGCCCTAGATAAAGTATTATTGAGCTTACCTTTAAATCCATCCATACTTAGCCCTTTTAGCTTAGCCTACTATGGATGATGCCAAGTGTCATTCCCTTATTGGCTTCTCGGCAATCAATCCAAGATAAACTACTAGAGATCTTCCAATGATTCAAAATGTGATTCTCATGCTacaataatctcaaaaaataaattttccaacaatAACAACATACACTAACTAAGATTAAGATGGAGCTAATGGTTTAAGTACTAACGGGCATTttaggcggggtgttacactatGCTTAAAAGTTGCTTGTTAAAATTGTTGATTTAAATGACATGTTCggaattttgagaaatggtatatgttttgttgatctttcatatgttatatataaatatatgttttggcATGTTCTAATTTTCTCAAGCTATACACGTGATGCACTCTTTGTATATGGCAGAAGTACATTACATGACATTGTTGCATAAAAGTTACATGGTCACATGTCACATGTTTTTGGGTTGTACGTTAAAGGAAAAATGgttttgtcatgaccccaatGCTAGGAAGggggaatatcctagtggaactcctctgtccactcttgAGTATTTAAATTGGAGTGATAACTCTTAGGTTGACGAAGTGTAGTCAACAAACTTCAAATaggttctttttaaaggattCCAAAGCAAAGTAACCTCACCTAATGCTATTGGGTGCAACAcactataaaatgtgatgaaGGCGAATTGTGAACTACCATATCATATGGACTCTGACATACTCACACATATTCAAGAGGGACAACAATGTGATGTGGTAACTAGTAGGGAGCTCATCTAGGGATGGTCGTGAGGTATCCACCCACATTGTTATATTGGAATAAGTTCCTTAAAGTCTTTATAAGAAACAGAAAGATGATGTTTTGTTACATGTTTACTTTGCTACATTGATACATAGTTACAAGATCagtgattttttcaaaaagattgcaTATGGAACAAAAATGTGTTTTGGTCAAAGTACATGATCATGCtcatgcattcatactcatGGTTTACCTTATACATGCATACGTTATCtctgtatatattttttgtgtaacttgctaagatttcttgaaatctcatcgTAGTAGTTTTAACTACCATTTCTCCCTGAATGGTATAAGGTGATAGGATTGTTAGACCTCGATGAGGAAATGCAAGAGAGAGGATCCCCTGAAAACTAAGGAAGCCCCCACAGAGCCTTGAGCGCTCTACTGAACCATCGCTAGTAGAGCAGTTCGAGTCTGCTAAAAAGTTCATAAGTGAAGTGCTAAAACTTTTTGAGGACCTGCAGAAGATTTTAGTAAAGGACAATGGAAAATAggacatttttcaatttatgttAAGGAACAATATGATTTTTGGATACATGGATTTGGCAAACACAAGGGTTGTGGTTTAAACCCTTCTATTGTATTTGAATCAAGCATAGTCAATTTTACTACTAGGCCATGGGTGTTCTTTCACTGCCCAAGTCATCCCTAACTAGTGGTTGATGGGAAGGCTAAAAGCCACCTGACCACCACCTTTCATATGGAAGCTTTCTTGGCTGAAAACCATGCACTATTGCCAACAGTTTTTACCCACAATTTTGGTTGACACCACGTCACCCAAAATATCTTTCACACATCTCCTATCACCCCTCCAGATGTATAAGTATTGTCATTGTCCATTTCACTAGCATTTGATCACTTTTGAAGCCTTTTCTTGGAGAGGAAATCAAAGGAGCTCTCTGATAGTTTTTCTCATAAAGTATACTCCACATAAGTTGTttctctttgagtctagtttctgttGGTATGTTTTGTGTAAATTTTTATGGTTGTTTGATTGGTGAAAAGTTCGTTTAAGCATGAAGAAATCATTTTGGGCAATAAACTGGACAGTGTGTgattcattgattttttttatggccTTCTTGACAAGATGTTGGtctgatatttttatgaattatagTTAGCATGCTAGTGTacaattttgatgaaaattcattgcatgttataagttttttataatatttttgcatAGAGCCAAAAAGCTGAAAACTAGGAGtatgaaaaacaattatgttttgaataagCTTGAATCATTTGTTGTGAAAGCATGCTCCAATGGCTTTAATATTCACTTATGATGATCCTGAGACTTTGAtttacatgttagaatgttagtTTGAGGATTTATGGTGTcggttttaaagatatgaatttttatgcatgtaaagGTTCGGATAGGTCTTGTATTTGAGGTTTTTGGGTAAATctatgttttgatgcaaattTTGCTATGAGATCTTAGGTTTGAGGCTTAGATCGATTCTATGACTTGATTATTAACCATATGATGTTGatcatttatgatttatttcatGAAAGGTATTGGATCTAAGgatttgatcaaaaccaaaccacAGCTTTCTATTTTAGTGAAAGGGTGAAAACCGAATGTGTTAAGTtagattttgtgactttttgtaGTTTTGGCtcgatgatttaaagcatgatAGTTATTAAGAATGTGATATGAATGTATTGAGAGTATGTTATTGAACTTTCGGAGTCTTTggagttgttttgaaaaaagataaaaccTTGAACATCAAGGATTGTTCTTAAGGTCaaaatacttgaaattttattatgaatttgtgatttttatgatacaagttttgttggttgttcTAGCATGTTATTTAAGCATAGGATGTGATTTTTGTATGTTGCATATTTTGGTTTTAGCATGAAATATAGGGTTTGAaagaattataacaaaaatcaagagttttGACTTCTACGTGTTTTGGCCTATACATGTTTGATCTAGTTgggttgtgttttaaatttttctaatttgatatttggaattagaaaaaaaaattccattattTTGGTgagtaaaaatgaaaatttagagTTTAAGTTCACATGACTCAGGTTATCCTTTTTCCtcctaaatataataatttctattagaattttagaaaaagaaattatatttacaatctaGAATGCATAAGTGTCttgcattcattttgaaaaaagtaactATCAAATCTActtgaagaaattaattttttaatgatagactctgctctttttcaaaaagaatgaGCGACGCTTACAAAATCAATGATTGTATCTATTCTTACTCGATGGAAAATGAAAGCATAAAATTATACACGTTAATCATTGAGCAGATCAGAAGCACACTCTAATAATGTAGTTCCAATTGATGAAAAGGGAGGAAGCATACAATGATACATACATCTCACAAAAAGAAGACCAAAGAATAAATAAGTAGAAATTATACGTAAACACGTAGGGCCACGATTCACCAACCATTCAAATCATGTCCCTATAACTCAATTGATGAATAATACTCGGGAACCGGAACGTCATCTTCATCTGGATGAGCCAGAACCCATTCTCCATTTTCATCACGCACCAACCCTTTGTTCCTCTCCACCCACCACGATCCTGGAATCAAGTATTCATCCTTGAGATATTCACTCGACTTATTCACCAAAGCCAAGCTTCTATTCACCTTCAACTCAAACTTCTCCTTCTCCCCATTCCACCCAGTCACCACATGCAACATCGCCTCCAGATTATGCCAATCTGACGGATTCTTCGAGTCCTTCAAGCTTGGAGACTTCCTTGTATCTATAACCAAATCAAACCCCGTGTGCTTGTACCCCAACATCTCCCCTGGATAATGTGGGATCACGTCAATGGTGTTCTTTACATGCAAGACATTGAGATTTGGATACTTCTTGAACCTCTCGTTGAAAGCTTTGTTCCCTACTTGCGGGCAGCCGAAAACAAAGGCTGAAACTGGAATATTGTCAGAAACACCATTCTCCACGAGATCGAAAGCTCCCAAGACTGCTAAGCTTGCCCCAAGACTATGCCCCGTTAACGTCACACTTAATTTCTCGTCTTTGTATTGCTTTATCAACTCATCGATCTTGGTTAAAAGCTGCGTTCTTGCGTTTTTCTTGGTGAATAGCGAGTTGGGGTCCTCCGACATGTAGATAGTAAGCCAACCCTTCATGACTTTTGGCACCTTTTCATTATCTCCATTGCTATCACTACTACCACCATCATCCCTGTGTTCAGCACGCGCATTTGGACGCAACAACGACACGACAGGCTTGAGTTTAGCCTCCAACACGTCAATCCACTCGTAGCTCCTAGTAGTTCCACGCATCGCGACATAGATCTCGCGCCGGCCTAGGGTGCGGCTGACCCCGTCGGTGGTGACGGCGATATAGCCAATCCAATTAGACTCGCGGTCCCATGACTCGCGAGAGTGGGAGTGGAAAAGAAAGGCCGAGCGATGGCCGACTTTGGCAGTGGCGTAGAGAAAGGCGACGACTTCATAGTCGGAGGCGTTGCGGAGCATGACCTTGTGGAAGAAGGAGGCCTTGCCATAGCGGCTGGAGCCGCAATACTTGGAGTTCCTGTCGTTGTTGAAGGCGTCGTAGGTGGCTTGGCAGAAGTCGCCGCATCGAAGGATGAGTTTGCGGAGGGAGAGATCGAGAGGGTCCAAAAGGCCTTCCCAGCTTTTGCTGCCGAGCAGTTCTTGCCATGTGGGTTGTTCTGCTTCGATTATTGTGTTCATGGTCTCGATTGGGGTGTGTGTGTTTGGAACCTTGGATGCTTTCTCGTGATGGTTGTTGAGAAAAGAGAACGCAATGGTTTTTATAGGATTTTAGGGATTGTAGAATAGGGGATACTTTGTGCAGTGAGtcttttcttactttttattattttattattatttattatctatttttttattatttattgttatttaatattttattaatattttattattatctcatAGAATATCTGAATACAACTCacgacaataaaaaaaaaaaattaaacttttataaTGTCCTTTCTAAGATTTTTAAGAATTCAAATGCTATCtatattacaattttacttatataatcCTACTTAACGATGGATCAGCtattgaaaattacaaaaaaaaaaattaattcaaaattttgaaattcaaattaaagaaacaactactgataaaataagattaacaCTCAATATACacaagattataaataaaataatgcgTACGTGTGACACGGTTCTTGCAGGAATAGTTCATTgtcaatttaatataatatatatctaagttttgttaataaaattggagCCGGTAGCAGGTAGCCGGTAGGTGGTGCAGATGGCTTTGACCCCATAAAGAAATGAAGAACCCAATTAAATAATGTTGCTTTTTGGTCGGTAGATATGGTCCGCGTGAAGGTTGATCCGCCTCGTAGTTACGGTTCATCTcaactattatttattgttgttcaataattttaatttataaattttattactatttataatacatttaaatttatcttcgaatccaaacgatgAATTCAAATAGGTAAGTTAAGTTAAGTTAcatataaattgttttttgtaaaaaaatgaattttattattaaataatttttttatattttttttagatgagatctattttttttataaaaaattgtataaaaattatttatttaaaatttatacggatcatttttcataaagaaaaCGTGCTAGACAAAAGCTGGAGTTGACCTCTAGAAGCATATGAACTTGAGCTATTCAAATGTTCTTAAAATATAACTTGGTGATATAGAAAGAAGATATCTTCAGTCCAATCACGATTTACAGTTTACACCATGAGAGGTTTTGATTAGATGCACAAAATTGgtatacaaaaaatacaacatttacattattgatataattttacaaaaaaaaacctttatattcttcaataattttaaagaattCGAATTTAGTATTGCAAGTTGGATTGAGAAGTCTCGTTTTCCCTTCCTTTATACCTACATTTTCCTTCCTTGCATCCTGCTGGCTGCAACCCCCAAATTAGTCATCTTCAAGCTATTGATCTTCTCGTCACAAAGATGAAAGcgcttagagcattggcatttaTATCTACATATGTAGATGCAAAgatatatttacataatatgatccTTAATTTGattgcattggattatgcatcaCTATAATTTTACATAGTTATGAACAGTATTTCAACATCTTTGGATATGCACTATTCGCAcctaaaatgttattttattaatttttctctcctcccactctctctctctctctcaactctttcttcttctccctcctcCAACAACACAAGAAAACATTCACATTCACCTCCAccttcatttcattattataatatgttatatttttttttatcattttattatatttttaatataatatatataaattatatttttttattattgtatttgtattattaatgcaAAATGTATATAGTGTGTAGCACCCCTAGTTTTAGCGCACTCCTGCCGAACACCATGCGGATAGCAACCTTAGTTTTAGCACATCATTTGAGATCCAGTATTAGATTTTCGcacctctctcttcctccactcCTTTACATTTCAACGTAGCCACCCTCGACGGTATCACAGAtatctcaaaaattaaatttcagaACACATTAAAAAATGCAAACTCGGAATTATGCTCATTGTGTACGAGTATATTAAGCCATGCAGCTTCGTGCTAAATATGCAAAGGTATATAATGTCCAACTTATTGGCAAGTATTATTTATAGGCCACTACATTATTATGCTTTATGGCTGGGACCAAGTACTCGGCAGTGGGTTACATGGAGAGAGACAGGTGATGATTGCACAAATTATATCAAtggcgctctctctctctcgaatgCGAGTATCGAGTGAGGTTCGTAGATATTGGAATATGTGGCTATCATTGTAACGAATTCCACCATCGTGGAggaattatttttgaaatggaGAAGTCGTTAGAACAATAAGATTCATACCTTAATCaataataatttgtaatattgtatctaaactataaattaaagttgataggttgcattttgaaattattagaagGAAATAATATTCATCTCCTCTTGACTATCATCATTTAGTTTTCATATATAGGAaggattttaattagatttGGAGGTATAATTCAACCAACACACCACCATCCTTATACGCTATTGATGATTTCATAAAGATTTAATTATCACAAGATTTTTAATAATGGTACGTTAACATACTATATTTCTCATATATGCGAAGAGTTATGAATTTCTAAATCATCATGGTTGAAATtcctttaaaagaaataatatttaagaaaaaaaaaaaaaaaactagtgttggaaaagaagaattgaaataattttttgttcaactaaagGTAAGTCTCCCGCCCGTCTTTCTCCTAGCAATTTCTTCGCccaactaaaaacaaaaattcccATCTTCGCCGCCTAGAATGggtggagctttggctccttTCTCCCTCTGCTTTTCagtgtttattatgttttccagcttttttttttttttttgttcttattgtATTTTCCGTCCTAGCAACGAGAAGTGTCGATCTATTACTTTATGAGCCCCCACGACTGCCATGTGCCCCACCACAGGACTCCCTACTACCAATCCCTTAGATGGCTTAAgaataatttcaaaaggagtggTGCATGCTTCACACGATCGACTCAACCCGTGCGTGAGATCTAGGCGCCGCCGCACCAGATTGTACTTGTTGCTACTACATGCGGCATATTCGGGACCAGCGACCTCAAATCCTTCAAATTCGACCAACATCCACTTTCATAGAGTGACGTGTGGCCTTTACGCGTGTAACAACCCGCTCCTTCTTTCTAACGTAagcaaattttgaagatggaaatTATGCAACAATCTGCCCTTCTCTCTAGCGACTGCGAGTCTCATTATGCGTGCCAAACGTCGATGACATGTTTCTAAAGATACTACGTGATTTCTAGAGTATGCAGAGTGTTTTAAatgcattaaaaatatttatatgaggtatttccaatgttattgaactaagcttgattttaaataagacaattataatattttgaagagttctaaaaatattataattgtcgagaaaatattttaatatcattattaaaatgatttcagttatttaaaatattatgggatttgaattatgttgaaaactctaattaattaaatgattttatttttttaaagatattaaataagacttcatcattttatttatgatgaagtaatattattttataactaaagtttagtttaaataatattctaccttaattcctctcaatgcttttaattaagttaatgtttacgcattttcaaatcagtgttttaatccccCATGGTTAGATCGTTTTGTGGAT containing:
- the LOC108999031 gene encoding phospholipase A1-IIdelta-like; translation: MNTIIEAEQPTWQELLGSKSWEGLLDPLDLSLRKLILRCGDFCQATYDAFNNDRNSKYCGSSRYGKASFFHKVMLRNASDYEVVAFLYATAKVGHRSAFLFHSHSRESWDRESNWIGYIAVTTDGVSRTLGRREIYVAMRGTTRSYEWIDVLEAKLKPVVSLLRPNARAEHRDDGGSSDSNGDNEKVPKVMKGWLTIYMSEDPNSLFTKKNARTQLLTKIDELIKQYKDEKLSVTLTGHSLGASLAVLGAFDLVENGVSDNIPVSAFVFGCPQVGNKAFNERFKKYPNLNVLHVKNTIDVIPHYPGEMLGYKHTGFDLVIDTRKSPSLKDSKNPSDWHNLEAMLHVVTGWNGEKEKFELKVNRSLALVNKSSEYLKDEYLIPGSWWVERNKGLVRDENGEWVLAHPDEDDVPVPEYYSSIEL